The following are from one region of the Pseudophryne corroboree isolate aPseCor3 chromosome 3 unlocalized genomic scaffold, aPseCor3.hap2 SUPER_3_unloc_33, whole genome shotgun sequence genome:
- the LOC134984069 gene encoding zinc finger protein ZFP2-like produces MPSKPDGPSPGKQKGPERGGLVVVEVEGDNLERSPADRRTSAVWATLELAEEGEYIEEHRDLYKDVMMENHRPLTSLERLSDIKAEDIEGEEETYVTDIKAEDIEGEEETYVTDIKAEDIEGEEETYMTDMKAEDTEGEDETYVTDMKAEDIEGEEETYVRGDQQCKEEEIPTDISTSDGHTSRNITEGHLMVSPDCDIKDNDSRPDSPGDNPITPIIHPALSADPPDHGKCSPDHSDIGASVTALRVDTVFPCSIDAKCFTQNTKLITHHPAKASERPLICSECGKCFTHKSALDIHQRSHTGEKPFSCSECRKCFPRKSELVTHQRSHTGEKPYSCSECGKCFAQTSAFVTHQKSHTGEKPYSCSQCGKCCAYKSNLVIHQRSHTGEKPYSCSECRKCFPRKSELVTHQRSHTGEKPYSCSECRKCFPRKSELVTHQRSHTGEKPYSCSECGKCFAQTSAFVTHQRSHTGEKPYTCAECRKCFSRKSDLVIHQRSHTGEKPYVCSECGKCFAWKSNLDTHKRSHTGEKPYSCSQCGKCFASKSYLVTHQKSHTGEKPYSCFECGKCFAYKSNLVTHQRSHTDEKTFSCSECGKCFTFKSYLVIHQRSHTGEKPYSCTECGKCFALKSVLVTHQRSHTGEKPYSCTECGKCFALKSILVTHQKSHTGEKPYSCSECGKCFAYKSNLVTHQRSHTGEKPYSCSECRKCFTQKSDLVTHHRSHTGEKPYF; encoded by the exons gagggggagtatatagaggaacacagggatcTGTACAAGGATgtaatgatggagaatcaccggcccctcacatcactgg aacgtctgtctgatataaaggcagaagatatagagggagaagaagagacgtatgtgactgatataaaggcagaagatatagagggagaagaagagacgtatgtgactgatataaaggcagaagatatagagggagaagaagagacgtatatgactgatatgaaggcagaagatacagagggagaagatgagacgtatgtgactgatatgaaggcagaagatatagagggagaagaagagacgtatgtgaggggtgatcagcagtgtaaggaggaggagatccctacagatatcagcacat cagatggacacacaagcaggaatatcacagaaggacatctaatggtatccccggattgtgacataaaagataatgacagtagacctgattctccaggagataaccccattaccccaattatacatccagctctatcagctgatccccctgatcatgggaaatgttctcctgatcactctgatattggtgcatctgttacagctctgagagtagatacagtgtttccctgttctatagatgccaaatgttttacacagaacacaaagcttattacccatcatccagctaaggcaagtgagaggccactgatatgttctgagtgtgggaaatgttttacacacaaatcagctcttgatatacatcagagaagtcacacaggtgaaaagccattttcctgttctgagtgtaggaaatgttttccacggaaatcagaacttgttacacatcagagaagtcacacaggtgagaagccatattcctgttctgagtgtgggaaatgttttgcacagacatccgcttttgttacacatcagaaaagtcacacaggtgagaagccatattcctgttctcagtgtgggaaatgttgtgcatataaatcaaatcttgttatacatcagagaagtcacacaggtgagaagccatattcctgttctgagtgtaggaaatgttttccacggaaatcagaacttgttacacatcagagaagtcacacaggtgagaagccatattcctgttctgagtgtaggaaatgttttccacggaaatcagaacttgttacacatcagagaagtcacacaggtgagaagccatattcctgttctgagtgtgggaaatgttttgcacagacatcagcttttgttacacatcagagaagtcacacaggtgagaagccatatacctgtgctgagtgtaggaaatgtttttcacggaaatcagatcttgttatacatcagagaagtcacacaggtgagaagccgtatgtctgttctgagtgtgggaaatgttttgcatggaaatcaaatCTTGATACACataagaggagtcacacaggtgagaagccatattcctgttctcagtgtgggaaatgttttgcatcaaaatcatatcttgttacacatcagaaaagtcacacaggcgagaagccatattcctgttttgagtgtgggaaatgttttgcatataaatcaaatcttgttacacatcagaggagtcacacagatgagaagacattttcctgttctgagtgtgggaaatgctttacatttaaatcatatcttgttatacatcagagaagtcacacaggtgagaagccatattcgtgtactgagtgtgggaaatgttttgcattgaaatcagttcttgttacacatcagagaagtcacacaggtgagaagccgtattcctgtactgagtgtggaaaatgttttgcattgaaatcaattcttgttacacatcagaaaagtcacacaggtgagaagccatattcctgttctgagtgtgggaaatgttttgcatataaatcaaatcttgttacacatcagagaagtcacacaggtgagaagccatattcctgttctgagtgtaggaaatgttttacacagaaatcagatcttgttacacatcatagaagtcacacaggtgagaagccgtacttctga